A DNA window from Candidatus Eisenbacteria bacterium contains the following coding sequences:
- a CDS encoding TolC family protein, whose protein sequence is MCRGVFVLLACLAASEVRAAAEVSEDSFLDAATRDVRVRAVLDEPLRAARAVRARASVLSNPEAGFDREALSGEPRQDTWSVSWTPPLDGRYWAQDRAAREGLRAAENQRELSALALRSELREAFAAWAVAQDGAVLVERLANLVDRLASRTEAQASRGEASVLSALRLSLARTEIRSEAARLTAELARTRGRVRAWMPGLAPEALPVHPPLPPVPTDTSLGATSPRLAVLEHVLLQAEASASVATRFWSLPEFVVGRQTVRGNLVDLDGETYGVRWRVPLFDRQRGERIEARGRVDAARARRELETVRVREGLAAARSAYATLRGSAALAAGAESAASRVLESATAMFGAGESNVTDLLETLRGVLSGQLAALECYAEALSAHRELEVAAGRPLPLIEGEK, encoded by the coding sequence ATGTGCAGGGGAGTTTTCGTGCTGCTGGCGTGCCTTGCCGCCAGCGAGGTTCGCGCTGCTGCGGAAGTCTCGGAAGATTCGTTCCTCGACGCGGCCACGCGTGACGTGCGGGTGCGAGCCGTGCTCGACGAGCCGCTCCGGGCCGCACGTGCCGTGCGAGCCCGAGCGAGCGTCCTGTCGAACCCGGAAGCGGGCTTCGATCGCGAAGCCCTGAGCGGCGAGCCTCGCCAGGACACCTGGAGTGTGTCGTGGACGCCGCCACTCGACGGTCGGTACTGGGCGCAGGATCGCGCAGCGCGGGAGGGCCTCCGCGCTGCCGAGAACCAGCGCGAACTCTCCGCACTCGCGTTGCGTTCCGAGTTGCGCGAAGCGTTCGCCGCATGGGCGGTCGCCCAGGACGGCGCAGTGCTCGTCGAGCGCCTCGCGAACCTCGTGGACCGGCTCGCAAGCCGGACCGAAGCTCAAGCATCCCGAGGTGAGGCGTCGGTCCTGTCGGCCCTGCGCCTTTCGCTCGCTCGCACCGAGATCAGAAGCGAGGCTGCTCGACTGACTGCCGAACTCGCGCGCACGCGCGGACGGGTGCGGGCATGGATGCCGGGACTCGCGCCGGAGGCGCTCCCCGTGCATCCACCACTTCCCCCGGTCCCCACCGACACCTCGCTCGGAGCGACTTCTCCTCGCCTCGCGGTGCTCGAGCACGTACTCCTTCAGGCCGAGGCTTCGGCGAGCGTCGCGACTCGCTTCTGGTCGCTACCTGAGTTCGTCGTCGGACGTCAGACGGTGCGCGGCAACCTCGTGGATCTTGACGGCGAGACCTACGGAGTCCGCTGGAGGGTGCCGTTGTTCGATCGCCAACGTGGAGAGCGGATCGAGGCTCGCGGGCGGGTGGATGCAGCCCGCGCTCGCCGCGAACTGGAGACCGTTCGGGTGCGCGAGGGACTCGCGGCTGCGCGATCCGCCTACGCCACATTGCGCGGCTCCGCGGCGCTGGCAGCCGGCGCGGAGTCGGCCGCCAGCCGTGTCCTCGAGAGCGCGACGGCGATGTTCGGGGCGGGCGAGAGCAACGTGACGGATTTGCTGGAAACCCTGCGCGGAGTACTGAGCGGCCAGTTGGCGGCACTCGAGTGCTACGCCGAGGCACTGAGCGCTCACCGTGAACTCGAGGTCGCGGCCGGGAGGCCGCTGCCGCTGATCGAAGGAGAAAAGTGA
- a CDS encoding efflux RND transporter periplasmic adaptor subunit yields the protein MRRTGWTITALAALAWLANGCSTKGEESHPHDHEPWAVTSWGKRYEIFAEADPLAVGETAKSHTHVTILDGFAALTEGVVSAVLIDSTGASSVFTQPKALRPGIYSIEIKPKTEGVFALVFRIESAAGTEEIPSGRVQVGSHDRPGGLVEAPPPPAVTSAAAATGGDPVGFLKEQQWRIPFMTAWAEPGSLRASVSGPARIRPAAGGEAVLTAPLDGVVVPSRRLHVGLAVARGGTVVELRPRAGSGRSFAEIESQWKLASDRLARLEELFAADAVSRAELDRARALAATLRSELDAVSGTGRTIPVRAPFGGRIAEVMITPGAAVVAGASLVRLVQTDPLWVEIGLRPEIAGSLDTAPVGLVIQGGPEQPPVVFESRSMRLVSRSPEVDRATGLVQAIVEVRGAGELRVGAAVQAEILLSGARIGIVIPRESIVDDAGVTVVYVQSEGESFVRREVRILGRQGDHVMVEGVGPADRIVTRGAAAVRRSAQMSSGEVEGHVH from the coding sequence ATGCGGCGGACCGGCTGGACGATCACCGCCCTCGCGGCGCTTGCATGGCTCGCGAACGGCTGCAGCACGAAGGGAGAGGAATCGCACCCGCACGACCACGAGCCGTGGGCGGTGACCTCGTGGGGCAAGCGCTACGAGATCTTCGCCGAGGCCGACCCCCTGGCGGTCGGTGAGACCGCCAAGTCGCACACGCATGTCACGATCCTCGACGGCTTCGCGGCACTCACGGAGGGAGTCGTCTCCGCCGTGTTGATCGACTCGACCGGTGCGAGTTCAGTGTTCACCCAGCCCAAAGCGCTACGGCCCGGCATCTACTCGATCGAGATCAAGCCGAAAACCGAAGGCGTGTTCGCACTCGTCTTCCGCATCGAGAGCGCGGCCGGCACCGAAGAAATTCCATCAGGCCGGGTTCAGGTCGGCTCGCACGATCGGCCCGGAGGTCTCGTCGAGGCGCCGCCTCCGCCGGCAGTAACCAGCGCTGCGGCCGCAACGGGCGGTGATCCTGTCGGCTTTCTCAAGGAACAACAGTGGCGCATCCCATTCATGACCGCATGGGCAGAGCCCGGGTCGTTGCGGGCGTCGGTGAGCGGGCCGGCTCGAATACGTCCCGCCGCCGGCGGAGAGGCAGTGCTCACCGCCCCGCTCGACGGTGTCGTCGTCCCCTCGCGTCGGCTTCACGTGGGGCTCGCGGTCGCCCGCGGCGGCACAGTCGTCGAGTTGCGCCCGCGTGCGGGCTCGGGTCGCAGCTTCGCGGAGATCGAATCCCAGTGGAAGCTGGCGAGCGATCGACTCGCGCGACTCGAGGAGTTGTTCGCGGCCGATGCCGTCAGCCGTGCCGAGCTGGATCGGGCGCGAGCGCTCGCAGCCACGCTTCGATCGGAGCTCGATGCGGTGAGCGGTACCGGGCGCACGATTCCCGTGCGCGCGCCGTTCGGAGGCCGCATCGCCGAGGTAATGATCACCCCGGGTGCGGCGGTCGTGGCCGGTGCGAGCCTCGTGCGGCTGGTTCAGACCGACCCGCTGTGGGTCGAGATCGGACTGCGTCCCGAGATTGCAGGATCGCTCGATACCGCACCGGTCGGTCTCGTCATCCAGGGCGGGCCGGAGCAGCCACCCGTGGTGTTCGAATCCCGATCGATGCGTCTGGTCTCGCGTTCCCCCGAGGTGGATCGAGCGACCGGGCTCGTGCAGGCCATCGTCGAGGTGCGAGGTGCCGGGGAACTTCGCGTCGGAGCCGCGGTTCAGGCCGAGATTCTCCTGTCCGGAGCGCGAATCGGAATCGTCATTCCGCGGGAGTCCATCGTTGACGACGCGGGAGTCACGGTCGTCTACGTCCAGTCCGAAGGGGAGAGCTTCGTGCGGCGCGAGGTGCGAATCCTCGGGCGGCAGGGCGATCACGTGATGGTCGAGGGGGTCGGGCCCGCGGACCGCATCGTCACCCGCGGTGCTGCGGCGGTCCGACGATCCGCACAGATGTCATCGGGAGAGGTCGAAGGTCACGTTCACTAG